One stretch of Gadus macrocephalus chromosome 12, ASM3116895v1 DNA includes these proteins:
- the il12rb2 gene encoding interleukin-12 receptor subunit beta-2: MAPKFPTWCVCIVTALVVHCSTGSETCKIWSSAGEVVKRGSSFKIFCTFPSTCEIEVHLSDNLRKYERHNSSTVYIDAVNTTNSATYSCQCKLERYLCGIDIRAGYPPGKHGAPTCIKSEEKSNGTHGFVECRWKSLTKTYLHPNSTLRVTSLPKKPKGIPEIRPGSIEGPGSVTFRANLTVESSVQMISVEVLAHNVLGRSESDTYNFTLSDIVKPSPPVLNLVECSSRSCNITWGHSLKVNLQVHPQVQYRDVTDLLVAEEDWLNTSSELPSVLSLEPSRNYSFRARAKLNSGLWSDWSTPVQNRTQEEAPNKELDIWFARATSPPNKLTVYWKSLNESEARGRVLGYLVHINDNHTESPTTHNVSANDARFEVQSCVSCLVTVSAYNSKGSSPPARVPSLFKTAQPPQELHVTESKDNVSLYWRKADPTLQSTGYLVEWYLQDQPFEKLQWMRLSSAESQAVITEIDPNTCYDGAVYVFYENALGKASFTGVNTLVSVPTGAPSVNRDGDGQAVTLTWTPIPWHQRRGCIRNYTVYVTNNKDPEDTYHVPASERRYTIDHLPPDTYIVWVTGWTQKGEGPRGETFQFIIQQETNPLPWLLLAASVFIVLLLCLFKWLARWQRLKMILISLKDVPDPSNSKLAKSFTDNKGKMDLHVNPSDFSSEEGEVIVFMEIQKENDEDFGRREGPTDASSVHRPDWDSGTEPQTPYLKSLAKASDSSDYTHSSQETGTTAGYIASQAEQSVLEEGQAEEEECIDHYPSNVFDEPIVFGRGLTLDAVKIDCRNLWENDG, encoded by the exons ATGGCTCCAAAATTCCCAACATGGTGCGTTTGCATAGTCACAGCGCTGGTTGTGCATTGTTCTACAG GCTCTGAAACATGCAAGATCTGGTCCAGCGCTGGAGAAGTTGTGAAACGAGGCTCCAGTTTTAAGATTTTCTGCACATTTCCATCCACCTGCGAAATTGAAGTGCATTTAAGCGATAACTTGCGCAAATACGAACGTCATAATTCGTCCACCGTGTACATTGACGCTGTAAACACAACGAACAGTGCGACGTATAGCTGCCAGTGCAAGCTCGAACGCTATCTCTGTGGAATCGATATTCGTGCAGGAT ATCCACCAGGCAAACATGGAGCCCCAACGTGCATAAAGAGTGAAGAAAAGAGTAACGGAACACATGGTTTTGTGGAGTGTAGATGGAAAAGCTTGACGAAAACCTATCTACACCCTAATTCTACTCTACG GGTGACGTCTCTGCCCAAAAAACCCAAGGGCATCCCCGAGATTCGCCCTGGGTCCATTGAGGGCCCAGGGTCGGTCACGTTCAGGGCTAACTTGACGGTAGAGAGTTCTGTCCAGATGATTTCCGTGGAAGTCCTCGCCCACAACGTGCTGGGGCGGTCAGAGTCTGACACCTATAACTTCACTCTCAGCGACATCG TGAAGCCCTCGCCCCCCGTTTTGAACCTAGTGGAGTGCTCCTCGAGGTCCTGTAACATCACCTGGGGCCACTCCCTGAAGGTCAACCTACAGGTCCACCCACAGGTCCAGTACAGGGATGTTACGGATCTGTTGGTTGCAGAGGAG GACTGGCTGAACACCTCATCTGAGCTGCCCTCCGTCCTTTCTCTAGAACCATCCAGGAATTACTCCTTCAGAGCCAGAGCCAAGCTGAACAGTGGACTCTGGAGTGACTGGAGCACACCGGTCCAAAACAGGACTCAGGAGGAAG CTCCCAACAAGGAACTTGACATCTGGTTTGCCAGGGCCACTTCTCCACCGAACAAGTTGACTGTTTACTGGAAG TCGCTGAATGAATCTGAGGCCAGAGGGAGGGTGCTGGGATACCTAGTCCATATAAATGACAATCACACGGAAAGCCCAACCACACACAATGTCAGTGCCAACGACGCACGTTTCGAAGTCCAGTCCTGTGTAAGTTGCCTGGTGACGGTGTCTGCATACAACTCCAAAGGCTCCTCCCCTCCGGCCCGCGTCCCCTCCCTTTTCAAAACAG CTCAGCCCCCTCAAGAGTTGCATGTCACTGAAAGCAAGGACAACGTCTCCCTCTACTGGAGAAAGGCAGACCCTACATTGCAATCCACTGGCTATCTGGTTGAGTGGTATCTGCAAGACCAGCCGTTTGAAAAGCTCCAATGGATGCGACTGTCCAGCGCAGAGAGTCAGGCAGTAATCACAG AGATTGATCCAAATACGTGCTATGATGGAGCGGTGTATGTCTTCTATGAAAACGCTTTGGGCAAGGCCAGTTTTACTGGTGTCAACACTCTAGTGTCAG TGCCAACAGGTGCGCCGTCGGTCAACAGGGACGGTGACGGCCAGGCGGTGACCTTGACCTGGACCCCGATTCCCTGGCATCAGCGTAGAGGGTGTATCCGCAACTACACCGTCTACGTAACAAACAACAAGGACCCCGAGGACACGT ACCATGTCCCTGCATCAGAGCGTCGGTACACCATCGACCATCTGCCTCCAGACACCTACATAGTCTGGGTGACAGGCTGGACACAAAAAGGCGAAGGACCCCGTGGGGAAACATTCCAGTTTATCATCCAAC AGGAAACAAACCCACTCCCTTGGCTGTTATTGGCAGCCTCTGTGTTCATAGTTCTTCTGCTCTGTCTCTTCAAGTGGCTAGCAAGATGGCAAAG GCTGAAGATGATTCTAATATCACTGAAAGATGTACCAGATCCCAGCAATAGCAAGTTGGCAAAGTCCTTTACAGATAACAAG GGCAAGATGGATCTCCACGTGAACCCCAGCGACTTCTCCTCAGAAGAAGGGGAAGTCATTGTGTTCATGGAGATTCAGAAGGAGAACGACGAAGACTTCGGCCGCCGCGAGGGCCCCACCGACGCCTCCTCTGTCCATCGGCCTGATTGGGATTCAGGGACGGAGCCGCAGACCCCCTACCTCAAGAGTTTGGCCAAGGCCTCAGACAGCTCCGACTACACGCACAGCTCCCAGGAAACGGGCACCACCGCCGGCTACATCGCCTCACAGGCGGAGCAGAGTGTACTGGAGGAAGGGCaggcggaagaggaggagtgtaTAGACCATTACCCCAGCAATGTCTTTGATGAACCCATCGTGTTTGGGAGGGGGCTGACTCTTGATGCAGTGAAAATTGACTGCAGAAACTTGTGGGAGAATGACGGCTGA
- the ifi44g gene encoding interferon-induced protein 44 isoform X2, protein MAFTFGGDKLERSIDVPITSNFAGLSLAGPSPAQKSKPTKKGKGSSDSGDNLESTFPELLVKSLRDIQWTDDHKQELMSKISSYKTSSGAPARVLLLGPVGSGKSSFISSVQSLFSGRVLNHAMVGSSTAGFTKKLQTFTIQGKKGELPTALTMCDVMGLGEGEGTGISFYDILAVIKGHTPEGHKFSPSHPLHPSTAGYLEEPSLADRVHCVVFVLDASRLASYCRGLRGTFQQLRDHISELGVHQVTLLTHIDKVCAMTARDVKDVYESPTVQQMMSKAGEMLGMSTSSIMPVKNYSSELKLDSNTDTLLLSAVDLILEYADLYFQAQASEGPKKN, encoded by the exons aTGGCGTTCACTTTTGGCGGGGACAAACTGGAAAGGTCAATTGATGTTCCCATAACCTCAAATTTCGCTGGTCTCTCTTTAGCTGGGCCTAGCCCTGCTCAGAAATCCAAACCAACTAAAAAAGGTAAAG GTTCCTCTGACTCTGGAGATAACCTGGAATCAACCTTCCCGGAGTTGTTAGTGAAGTCTTTGAGAGATATTCAGTGGACGGATGA CCACAAGCAAGAGCTGATGTCGAAGATCAGTTCGTACAAAACCAGCAGTGGGGCGCCAGCCCGCGTGCTCCTCCTCGGCCCCGTGGGTTCTGGGAAGTCCAGCTTCATCAGCTCGGTCCAGTCTCTCTTCTCTGGAAGGGTCCTGAACCATGCCATGGTGGGCTCATCTACGGCCGGATTCACCAAGAAG CTGCAGACCTTCACTATCCAGGGTAAGAAAGGGGAGTTGCCTACGGCACTAAccatgtgtgatgtcatgggtctgggagagggggaaggcaCCGGAATCAGTTTCTATGACATCCTGGCTGTCATCAAAGGCCACACCCCTGAAGGACACAAG TTCAGCCCCAGCCATCCGCTGCACCCGAGCACCGCGGGCTatctggaggagcccagcctTGCAGACAGGGTGCActgcgttgtgtttgtgttggacgCCTCCCGGCTGGCCTCCTACTGCAGGGGCCTCAGAGGAACCTTCCAGCAGCTCCGCGATCACATCAGTGAACTGG GGGTTCACCAGGTGACGCTGTTAACACACATCGACAAGGTGTGTGCTATGACAGCAAGGGACGTGAAGGATGTATACGAGAGCCCAACCGTCCAGcaaatg ATGTCCAAGGCAGGGGAGATGCTGGGTatgtccacctcctccatcatgcCGGTGAAGAACTACTCCAGTGAGCTGAAGCTGGACAGCAACACAGACACCCTCCTGCTGTCGGCCGTCGATCTAATCCTGGAGTACGCCGACCTGTACTTCCAGGCCCAGGCCAGTGAGGGCCCCAAGAAAAACTGA
- the ifi44g gene encoding interferon-induced protein 44 isoform X1 produces MKTFWLVAPTRMAFTFGGDKLERSIDVPITSNFAGLSLAGPSPAQKSKPTKKGKGSSDSGDNLESTFPELLVKSLRDIQWTDDHKQELMSKISSYKTSSGAPARVLLLGPVGSGKSSFISSVQSLFSGRVLNHAMVGSSTAGFTKKLQTFTIQGKKGELPTALTMCDVMGLGEGEGTGISFYDILAVIKGHTPEGHKFSPSHPLHPSTAGYLEEPSLADRVHCVVFVLDASRLASYCRGLRGTFQQLRDHISELGVHQVTLLTHIDKVCAMTARDVKDVYESPTVQQMMSKAGEMLGMSTSSIMPVKNYSSELKLDSNTDTLLLSAVDLILEYADLYFQAQASEGPKKN; encoded by the exons aaTGGCGTTCACTTTTGGCGGGGACAAACTGGAAAGGTCAATTGATGTTCCCATAACCTCAAATTTCGCTGGTCTCTCTTTAGCTGGGCCTAGCCCTGCTCAGAAATCCAAACCAACTAAAAAAGGTAAAG GTTCCTCTGACTCTGGAGATAACCTGGAATCAACCTTCCCGGAGTTGTTAGTGAAGTCTTTGAGAGATATTCAGTGGACGGATGA CCACAAGCAAGAGCTGATGTCGAAGATCAGTTCGTACAAAACCAGCAGTGGGGCGCCAGCCCGCGTGCTCCTCCTCGGCCCCGTGGGTTCTGGGAAGTCCAGCTTCATCAGCTCGGTCCAGTCTCTCTTCTCTGGAAGGGTCCTGAACCATGCCATGGTGGGCTCATCTACGGCCGGATTCACCAAGAAG CTGCAGACCTTCACTATCCAGGGTAAGAAAGGGGAGTTGCCTACGGCACTAAccatgtgtgatgtcatgggtctgggagagggggaaggcaCCGGAATCAGTTTCTATGACATCCTGGCTGTCATCAAAGGCCACACCCCTGAAGGACACAAG TTCAGCCCCAGCCATCCGCTGCACCCGAGCACCGCGGGCTatctggaggagcccagcctTGCAGACAGGGTGCActgcgttgtgtttgtgttggacgCCTCCCGGCTGGCCTCCTACTGCAGGGGCCTCAGAGGAACCTTCCAGCAGCTCCGCGATCACATCAGTGAACTGG GGGTTCACCAGGTGACGCTGTTAACACACATCGACAAGGTGTGTGCTATGACAGCAAGGGACGTGAAGGATGTATACGAGAGCCCAACCGTCCAGcaaatg ATGTCCAAGGCAGGGGAGATGCTGGGTatgtccacctcctccatcatgcCGGTGAAGAACTACTCCAGTGAGCTGAAGCTGGACAGCAACACAGACACCCTCCTGCTGTCGGCCGTCGATCTAATCCTGGAGTACGCCGACCTGTACTTCCAGGCCCAGGCCAGTGAGGGCCCCAAGAAAAACTGA